A DNA window from Eretmochelys imbricata isolate rEreImb1 chromosome 3, rEreImb1.hap1, whole genome shotgun sequence contains the following coding sequences:
- the LOC144263267 gene encoding baculoviral IAP repeat-containing protein 5-like, producing MKCPAAAALLPAEWQLYLSEARLATYRSWPFTEGCACTPERMAEAGFVHCPSENGPDVVQCFFCFKELEGWEPEDDPMDEHRKHSSGCAFLSLRKNPVDLTLQEFLKLDKERTRNVIKKQISQKVTEFKEESERARRDIEKLVS from the exons ATGAAGTGCCCCGCGGCCGCCGCGCTCCTGCCCGCCGAGTGGCAGCTCTACCTGAGCGAGGCCCGCCTGGCCACCTACCGCAGCTGGCCCTTCACCGAGGGCTGCGCCTGCACCCCGGAGCGG atgGCAGAAGCCGGATTCGTCCACTGCCCCAGCGAGAATGGGCCTGATGTGGTTCAGTGCTTCTTCTGCTTCAAGGAGCTGGAAGGCTGGGAGCCTGAGGATGACCCCAT GGATGAGCACAGGAAACACTCCTCTGGCTGCGCTTTTCTCTCCCTCCGTAAGAACCCTGTTGACCTGACACTGCAGGAGTTCCTGAAACTGGACAAGGAACGAACAAGAAACGTGATT AAAAAGCAAATCTCTCAGAAAGTGACGGAGTTTAAGGAAGAATCAGAGCGTGCACGTCGTGATATTGAGAAGCTGGTCTCCTAG
- the DZANK1 gene encoding double zinc ribbon and ankyrin repeat-containing protein 1, whose product MPVSAESLQRKMTAGSVSVPQIIPLRLPLPGKAKHEIDTNTHVEIKSDTPDVTIYYTLDGSKPELVRRPGYGEHNTFKYKGPIRLPDGKITVKALAVTKDCRESAIVTKVFLVEYEPPNILFADEDNDENFLKDLSNQELEGGLSVTKLKKKGVKVKSKSSWNDTAQEFQDLELERRTVHKSLKGPRFVNGHLETQGYGEKSISSPPTHLSQFISSAVSSRKSLTSTQTMRIQRETDFFKCAHCLAPRPSDPFARFCQECGSPILPVPGYHLPPPEGAQMGLCVECRTMVPMNTPTCIVCEAPIAPQLQPQASICLKGRVICRVCGTGNPIHIKHCVTCESRLPEIQTPALSGDTPPPLSSHLGRTISCSKCGRDNHCDARFCDWCGAKPGPPPSYFTCFKCGASNHPYARFCGSCGVYIEPPSRLGSQNSMLLGAGDTFVFSEDKGLQTRAAWKPLVVSLPKSRLDITERKDKGTQTIGLFYPSSTLLEKKELELISQKEKQDKMSDRKPLTTAISPGRGYWRKQLDHVCAHLRSYAQNNPEFRALIGEPRMGKIISATVHEDGYEVSLRLNYTLSINKDILTGKPMKFDNHYLSTVTEGRDGWYDSQASLVCEEGHSITSPREKVKRTKKTRKLLEKEDKLSPEARQLLKEVGPEGEGKISLVEQLLDEGADPNCTNSEDRPALTVAVLNRHDEVVPVLVQKGADIDQQSGPHNTTALHEAALLGLEGKKCIKVLLGCNANIKKKNGKGLSAYDLALKTGNEEIISLFASKLGQGMLDKLTKPKNISLAMA is encoded by the exons ATGcctgtctctgcaga ATCACTACAAAGAAAAATGACTGCTGGTTCAGTGTCAGTGCCTCAAATTATACCACTTCGACTCCCTCTGCCAGGGAAGGCTAAACATGAAATAGACACAAATACACATGTAGAAATAAAATCAG ATACTCCTGATGTCACTATATATTACACTTTAGATGGAAGTAAACCAGAACTCGTTAGGAGACCTGGCTATGGAGAACATAACACTTTTAAGTATAAGGGACCTATCAGATTACCTGATGGGAAAATAACAGTAAAAGCTTTGGCAGTCACCAA AGACTGCAGGGAGAGTGCCATTGTAACAAAGGTATTTCTGGTAGAATATGAGCCACCAAACATACTCTTTGCTGATGAAGATAATGATGAGAATTTTCTGAAAGACCTCTCCAACCAG GAGCTGGAAGGTGGACTGTCTGtcacaaaattaaaaaagaaaggagtGAAAGTGAAAAGCAAATCCAGCTGGAATGATACAGCCCAAGAGTTTCAAG ACTTGGAGTTAGAGAGAAGAACTGTCCACAAGTCTTTGAAAGGGCCACGGTTCGTGAATGGTCATTTGGAAACACAAGGTTATGGAGAAAAGTCCATCTCATCACCACCAACACACCTGTCCCAG TTCATTAGTTCCGCAGTGTCTAGCAGGAAAAGTCTAACAAGCACCCAGACAATGAGAATCCAGAGGGAAACAGACTTCTTCAA GTGTGCACATTGCTTAGCTCCTCGCCCATCTGATCCCTTTGCTCGCTTCTGTCAAGAATGTGGTTCTCCTATCCTGCCAGTGCCAGGGTATCACCTTCCACCCCCTGAAGGAGCTCAG ATGGGACTATGTGTAGAATGCAGAACTATGGTACCAATGAACACACCAACTTGTATTGTATGTGAGGCCCCTATAGCTccacagctgcagccccaggccaGCATCTGCTTAAAG ggCAGAGTAATCTGTCGGGTGTGTGGCACAGGAAATCCTATTCACATAAAACACTGTGTGACCTGTGAAAGCAGACTGCCTGAAATACAGACG CCTGCACTCAGTGGAGATACACCCCCACCTTTATCTAGTCATCTAGGGAGAACAATATCCTGCTCAAAATGTGGCCGTGATAACCACTGTGATGCTCGTTTCTGTGACTGGTGTGGAGCCAAG CCAGGTCCTCCTCCAAGCTACTTTACTTGCTTCAAGTGTGGTGCAAGCAACCACCCATATGCTAGATTCTGTGGATCTTGTGGTGTTTATATTGAGCCTCCATCAAGACTGGGCTCTCAGAATAGCATGCTATTGGGTGCTGGAGATACCTTTGTGTTTTCTGAG GATAAAGGATTACAGACTCGAGCTGCCTGGAAGCCTCTGGTTGTTTCATTACCAAAGTCAAGACTAGAtataacagaaagaaaagacaaaggAACCCAGACCATTGGTCTGTTCTACCCATCCAGCACACTCTTGGAGAAGAAGGAACTTGAGCtgatttctcaaaaagaaaaacaggataaGATGAGTGATCGCAAGCCCCTGACAACAGCCATTAGTCCTGGAAGAG GGTACTGGAGAAAACAGTTAGATCATGTCTGCGCTCACCTTAGAAGCTATGCTCAGAACAACCCAGAGTTCAGGGCTTTGATTGGAGAGCCTCGAATGGGAAAG ATTATTTCTGCTACAGTCCATGAGGATGGTTATGAAGTCAGTCTCAGATTAAATTATACTCTTTCCATAAACAAG GATATTCTCACTGGTAAACCAATGAAGTTTGACAATCATTATCTGAGCACTGTGACAGAAGGCAGAGATGGATGGTATGATAGTCAGGCTAGTTTGG TGTGTGAAGAGGGTCACAGCATCACAAGCCCcagagaaaaagtaaaaagaacaaAGAAGACAAGAAAATTGTTAGAAAAAGAAGATAAgttatct CCTGAGGCTAGACAGCTCCTGAAAGAAGTGGGTccagaaggggaaggaaaaatTTCATTGGTAGAACAATTGCTTGATGAA GGAGCTGACCCAAACTGCACCAATAGTGAAGACCGACCTGCTTTAACAGTTGCTGTCctaaacagacatgatgaagtgGTTCCAGTTCTTGTCCAGAAAGGTGCTGATATTGACCAGCAGTCAGGACC GCATAACACCACTGCTCTTCATGAGGCAGCTTTGCTTGGATTAGAGGGAAAGAAATGCATCAAAGTCTTGTTAGG CTGTAATGCAAACATTAAAAAGAAGAATGGAAAAGGCTTATCAGCATATGACTTGGCACTGAAGACTGGGAATGAGGAAATAATTTCATTGTTTGCTAGTAAACTTGGACAGGGAATGCTGGACAAACTGACCAAGCCCAAGAATATCAGTCTGGCCATGGCTTGA